The region CTATTTAATACAAATTCGCAGCTGGTATGAagtattaacaaaaaaaatttattaaactcAACGACTGATGTCTATACTGAAACTATTGATGAGTAGAcgacgaaaaagaaaagatttttcaaaagtaaattaaaagtaaaagaGTGACGTCAAAAAGGACATCTATTGAATTCACCATTGTAGATTAGTTCTAAATTCATTGGAAAAAGACTTTCTTTCATCGATGAGTATGTTAATTTCGGTTCGATTTCACCATAACTATTTAAAGGAACACAGCTATCATCAAAAGAAATGGAATACACGAGACCGTAAAAATCACGCCATCCTCAGATTAAAACGGTTAAACGTTTACGTatcaatcatttttgtttctaCGTTAGAGATCCGTCAAAGTTACCAACCTAATTATAAATTAACATCAAAATATCTGACAATGTCCGATAAGTACACTTTCCAAAATTTACCTTATCGcatgaagaaaatgaagagaTTAGTCGGCGGTTGTTAATTGTGTGCTGAGTAGCTGACAGTTAAGATTATagacaaaatttcaatttcataataTAGTTCGATATTGACATTGGGATAACTTTTGAAAGTCGCGCAGGTTAATTCAAGTATTTCTTCAGTATTGAAGTAGCATTAGAAGATCGAAGATAAGATAACATTTCATTGtgaaatccaaaaaaaacacTCGAAATCAAATTAGAAATAAATCAGTCAAGGAAAGTGTAGTGCTTTCTATTTAGTGTGGTAAGGTGCAGTGGTTCTTTCGGCTATTAGAGCATTATATCAAAGTAGGAACAATCTAACAAGACTCCATAACTAACTTTTTAGAACTGGCATCAACAATAGACTATATTATGATCGAAGCGAGAAGtccgaagaccagttaattataacttgtcTTGCGGTGGTCTAAATTGTAATTCCAACTCTCTCATCATAACAGTTTATTGACAGCGacgatcaaaaaaataatgaaataatagtCTTATCTACTTCTCTTATCTAACGAAACGTACAGTAAAACTCTAGGTGATACATGCTTGCGCTTATTCGGtggaagaaattaaaaaggtCACCTTTTCGACgattacaattcaattttctttattcatGCTACATTCGATATGCACGTTAACACACGTACACGTCTTAACATTGGTAATGCACGTggaataaagaaaaagaattggattgtaattgtgaTATCTTATTTTTCTACATTTCTCTGCAAGTTGGACTTTTCAGTCTAGCTTTTTATGTTAAAGATAGCACGGGAGCAGCTAAGCTAAGACTAATTTCttggcaaatatttttttctcgtatCAAACATCAATAGGAAAGCTTTGTTGGTGAAATATCACTCTATCCATGAAATGCCTCTGAATCTATACCGTCATGTAAAGACGGAGCTTCTTCCACCCTGCTTGGTTATACATAAATTAGATTTGAGCTTTGGGCCTTACTTTTTGCAAACCAGAATTTCCAGGGCCAAACTGGCTACCTAAAAGCCATTCTGGCGTTGAATGACGAAATTTGGTGAAAGGTTCTtcgttcatacaaaaaattgaaaagcccttcgggaatAGTGTTacttccaaaattttgttattttgggTGTTTGGTGCTATTGAGAGAAGTGTTACCTCAGCTACAATTTTCGGGTTTTTGcgaatatttcaaatttttgttatttaaatattttgagatgCTGGTATCAGGGGAAGTTACCTCATCCATTGAAAGATTTCTTATGTGCGTCATCTTAAAagtatgcaattttttttaacttttttttaaaatttttattagaaaataataaataaaatgaaaaataaaatcactgGCTACAATTGgttcaattacaaaaatatttccaaatacTGTGAACAAGTCAATTCTGTTTTCATAAGTGTTTATACTGCGATGTAACAATGACTAGGATGTACATACAAAAACTCGGTCTAACAATAGTTCTAAGTTCTAAATAAATACTGCTCTCTATCACTCACTCACTCACACACATTCGCTCAGTCATTTTCACATTAAACAACCCAAACACTTTAATGATTCTTTTTCGCTTGATGCGTTATCTTCGCATTATCGACTTCAATTTTATCCTGATCCTTGTCTCCCCATCCCCAAGTCGGATGCGATCCATCGCCGGTTCGATTAACTCTCGTTTTGATTATTTCCTCGGAAACCGATTTCAAATCGTAGGCCCAAccaattttagcaaaaaagTCGATGAACGCTGTGGTAAGATTGAGGCGATAGTTACCGAGCTCTGCTGTCTTGTAGTCCCACGGGAAAACGTGATGATAATTGTGCCAACCCTCGCCGAATGCAAATACGGCCACCGATGGATTTTGTGACGGATTGATATTGACATCGTACGGTTTATCTCCCCATTTGTGTGCGGCACTGTTCACCAACCAAgttacatttaaaatgaaGGTCCAGCGGAACATAGTCGCAACGAAAAAGGAATTGACCAAAGTTTCGTTCCACAAATAAATTGGAATCATTGTCGGAATTACAAAGCAGGCCAATGGCATCAAAATCATGTAATATTTTCGTTGGAACACTAGTACTGGATCTGCCTGAAGATCGGAGATATCCAGTCCCTTTCCTTTCTCTAAAACTTCGGGATGTTTCTTACACAACAACCATCCGATGTGCGAGAAGAAAAAGCCTCTAGTCGCATTATGTGGATCTGCATCTGTTTCCGAATATTTATGGTGGACACGATGATCTCTAGCCCAGTGCAATGCACAGTCTTGGAATGCAATCGTGTTGAAAACGGCTAACAAAATGCGAAGTGGTAGTTTTGCTTTGTACGATCGATGTGCCCATAATCGATGAGCACCGGCTGTTATGCCCAATCCAGACATGGTATACAGGACGAGGGCGAATATGATGGTATAAAATCTAGCAGCGGTCAACAATAACCACAGCCCATATACAGCAGCTATATGAACGTAGGTAAATGCAATAATATTTCGCCAGACCAATTTATAGGGTCGTTGCTGCGTTTTTATCAATGGAGCTATATCCCTTGCTAGTCCACCATCAATCGTTTCAGCATCTTGCTCGTTTAGCACACCAGTGCATTCAACGTTAGTCGCGTTTGGAGCCATTTCCTAATCGCTTCAatcgattcttttttttttttttgttcaattcacAAAAGACGTAAACTGGCACTATTTTCAGTAAATCTTACACAAGACGTAAACGGCACTTTTTCCGTATAAATCttcgttttcttttcgatttttatttattccgcTTAACCTTGTTTGTTGGTCAAGCTCGGTTAACAACACTTAATAAACTGATGATCGAATCACTTTTACATCTCTTTTTGATAACGAAAATTACGCGTCATAGCACATGGTGTGATTACGTTGTGTCAGCGATAAGTACAAATCACcaacaaaataatatcaaaaatacATAGCAACGAAAGCACCATTATATACCCATCCGAtctaatcaaatcaaatacaagaagaaaaaaaatcattcgaccGAGAATGCATGATAACGGAATGGTGGTGTTGATAAGTTAATTGAGTGGTTCTACTTTCGTCGATTTTGGACTGTATAAGGTGTTGTAGCAAAGTGCACAAGTTTTGGattaaaaacaatgttttgtCTAGTAATGATAACATTTCGGTTATAAATGTAGGCGAAAGGTTGACCGGCTTGATGACTAAATCAaccaattttgaattgaatgaaaaacaacttACACTATATAAGCACGTGTTGTTTGTCACATTACTTTCTATAGTTGCATGATTTCGGCTCACCTTAGAGATGCGCAGTTTTTCGGAAAAACCGGAACCCAGTCCATCTTGAGAAACTGTTCGAGGTTCTTGACCGGGTTTTGAATTGATAAGGACTTGTTCTTGAACTAGTCTTACCATTGAAACACTGACCCAACTGAGTGTTATAGAAAACAAATGAGGTCTGCTTCCTCTAACACATGCAATGCTGAAATATGTTAATTGATAGTTCTGCTTACACTTAAAGAAGGAGCTACGTATTCGCTGTTAAAGACTTCATAAGTACACGGTACAGTCACAGTAATAGGATTCGGACGTTAAACCTCCGCCCTAGTTAGTTTTACTTTAAAATGTGTTGGCCTTAAGGCCGAAAAAAGAAGTTTGTAGATTATAATTCTCTTTGCGAAACCTTAGGGGTTCCATGTTCCGTGGCCAATGTTTTTTGATCAAGCCAAATGTATACGTTAAAGTTTATGAAGCAATAGATTTTACATCATACGTTACATGGAACACCTAAATGAAAGGTGTCACAGATTTAATGGTTATATCGTGATACGCTTATCATTTGCAacaggccaataaaacaataattcGATGCCATAAAAGTATACTGCAACGAATAATCGAAAAGTGTGAAACGTCTAGACTTGAAATTCAACAACTTCatctaaaaactgatttttacTGGAATTCCaggtttttcttcaattgctttaggccgaaaacacaccaGCAACTTTGCGTTGAAATCGACAATTACGATGCGTTTTTCTTCCATTGTATGATGCACATGCTACAAGTTTGTATTGTGCTCGTGTGTTTACGTCATTAAGCAGCTTTGAAAGAATGAGTAGAATGAAAGTATAGATATAGGGTACAGAAAGTTAAAAATTAGTTGAAGCTGCACTCGCACAACCACGAAACCGGTTGCATAAGATtgtaaaaaattagaaaaaaaaagtccgatGCGATTGTCACTTTCCAGAGTTCAGTTTCACCGCACTCACTAATCAACttgttatttgttaatttcatTACCATTTTAATCTCATGAATgataaaactgtttttttgttttgatagaAATTAACCAGAAACAATGGTGTACGTGTCACAAATCAGATTAGATCATCAGAGTGTATATAGTAAAATTACCACTCGactgaaatttaattgattgttGAACACAATGAGATGCAGTATGTATtgatcaattgaaaatttatgaatgaatgaacattatcaatgaaaattgtatatCCATCGATACAGTCGTCGCCAGTGTAATATGTATAAGGGTGTGGCGAATTAGTTTCATTTTATCCAGAATTTTCAAcagtttcaatgaaatttatatcACAACACCTTGGTGTTGcaagtaaaatttgtttaaaaccTTCTTATAACTTTCCAATCCAAGTAATTTctattaaacgaaaaaaaaacgagatttCTTGGATTATCTCAGTTTTAGTTGTTTGAAATGTGTGGAGAGGAATCTTAAAGTGTGATCTATAGAGTTTGGTGGCAAGAAGCATTTGCTATCACAATATTTTGACCTTCAAACGCTACAACGGCGTAGAACCTAAATTTGGAAAAACCTTAAGTGACAATCAAAACACtcgaatttcaagtgaacttGAAATTTATGTATATGAAGTGAAGATGTAGTGGAACGAGTCAAGTAGTTCCACTTCATCTGaataattcgaaaaaattgGCCTGTTCTTACAATCAGAGTATTGTGGTGGTCAACTTATCAGGGTTTTTCGGAATTGCAGAATTCTAGTGAGACCGGAGAGTGAAGTTATAACAAAACCAATGAATTTAGTAGTTACAAACGCGgaacaacattttaaatttcaatgaatttgctCTGATTTTGAATCACTAGTCACGGATAACTACCGTGTTTCTATGACAATGTCAGGTAGTTATGTTGGTGGAAGTACTGCGAGATCACGAGATCATCCCTCCCGGGAAGATATCTTGAGATCTTATTCTAAGTTGATACTTCACATTAAAGAGTAAAAAGTTTCAGTCGATATACGACATAAGTATGGCAACATCGCCACCGTTAGTCTTTAAGTTCCCGttgagtaaactttttttttagttttctgtGTGAATTCAGTGTGAATTTTCCGTACGGATTTCAAAGCAAAATTTATAGTGTTTTTATATTCGTCACTAACGGGATGTCAATAGTTTCCCGTTTTAAGTAAAGAGGATTTTCCGTAGGTGTGAAATAGGTCACTCTTCTATAATGTTTTCAACAGTTTACGGTCGAATACGATTTTGAGACCTTTCCGTTTTGAGTAGCGAATTTTCTCCAAGATATTACAATGCAATCGAGAAATGGAAAGCGATCATAGCCAGAATAATCTAAATTACAAATGGAATAAGGTTTTTGAAAAGTGAAGAAtagaatattttgaaaatcaaaaatcgcaaattttcgtcgctcgctccgctcggcGATTATTTCTTCCCTTCTGAGAGGACAATAGGCTGGCACGCTGGAATTGTTAATGCGTCGCTGATAGCGATTCTCATGAATTTCAAGTTGTCGGAACAACAAATCACtcgcaaaaacaaaaaaaagtcactTCCGGTTGAACGTAACTGAATTTACATCACCGCTGAGTAAAATTTACACTCTGCAAATGTATAGCAATCAATAGCTTCCATTACACATTTTTGCTCGTGAAATTTTCTTCCACTGGAAAGGGTTGCTCAATCGGGAAGTCTAGAGATTCACGATTCGGGAAGGAAACATTATTTCCACCAGCGGGTCGTTATTGTTTGTTTGAGTCAAGTTCAACATTTTGCTGAACCGAAAGGACACTTTATATCCAAGATGGATGTATAGTCTAATTAAATACAATAAGCTTGCCTAAAataacctttcagaaacgacTGGAAGCGACATCAACGACGAAAGTAAATATTTAGCTCCGGTTAACGTTCTATTATAAAACGCTTCGGATAAACAGATTTGGAATCAAGCATATACgcgttacttggaacaaaagaagtaacacaTTAAGTGATTGCATTGCGATACGCTAGccatttataaaaatcatttcccaTTTACCTTTTACTTCCACAACAGACATCAAATGCTGTCGAAATAATGGCGAAcacatattttcctacttttccatAGTACTGACAAAATGTACTGGAAGGT is a window of Bradysia coprophila strain Holo2 unplaced genomic scaffold, BU_Bcop_v1 contig_350, whole genome shotgun sequence DNA encoding:
- the LOC119080747 gene encoding acyl-CoA Delta(11) desaturase-like, whose translation is MAPNATNVECTGVLNEQDAETIDGGLARDIAPLIKTQQRPYKLVWRNIIAFTYVHIAAVYGLWLLLTAARFYTIIFALVLYTMSGLGITAGAHRLWAHRSYKAKLPLRILLAVFNTIAFQDCALHWARDHRVHHKYSETDADPHNATRGFFFSHIGWLLCKKHPEVLEKGKGLDISDLQADPVLVFQRKYYMILMPLACFVIPTMIPIYLWNETLVNSFFVATMFRWTFILNVTWLVNSAAHKWGDKPYDVNINPSQNPSVAVFAFGEGWHNYHHVFPWDYKTAELGNYRLNLTTAFIDFFAKIGWAYDLKSVSEEIIKTRVNRTGDGSHPTWGWGDKDQDKIEVDNAKITHQAKKNH